The genomic stretch tatcaattgcttttattttattattttttattccaAACAACTACACattatcatttaatttGCAATTTCTTTTTAAAGCTTAATACtttccaatattttttcatcttATTGTCTAAGCGTTTATTGTATATCTACCACTTCCAATTATATGCCATAAGGAATCATATCTCATGAAAGACTTTATCGTATATTATCAAATATGCAGATTAAGGACATTTAACTGGATACTGtactacattaaaaaaataaaatactatttACATAGCTAAATCCGGCTGAAACGCCTCCTCCAGTTGCAAACTCTGGTTTAGTTCTGGCGAGGTACCCGTTTGCTTCGTTGACCTTACACTCGTTGCCGTCGTATAGAGCATAGTGGTATATTCCCAGTTCTGTCAACGAATGGTAGCCAAAGACTTCAAATGAcccattttttaaatgtttgACGAACAGTCCCGGTTGCGAAGGAACtgatatttttttcattaaaacATACTGAGATAATTCTTCTTTATCATTCATGGACTCCTTCAATTTCAAAGTTATATCTTTGCCAAATAAACAGCCTGATCCTGCCTCTCTGTTAgcttttaaaacatatttgtgTGGGTTTTTGATTGCATCGTTGACTACTTCCACACTGCTTTCCAACGATGGGTCCACTTGGAGCATCGATGTTCCTTTGACCAGGTCAGATAAACCTTTGTTTCTCTTCACACCCTAAAAGcaatgatttttattttttctaacCTTGACTCTTTTGTTGTATGAGGATAGTAGCTCATCTATATGCTTTGGGTtgctaaaatacatttgaGCCCTTTTAGTATTAACTAGTTGTATGGGCGCGCTGGGAATTTTGACACAGTCGGAATACTCAAGAAATTTTCTCACATAAACTCGATCATCTGTAACCATCTGTTCGGCATCAAAGAAATCTCTATAATAAAGTGTGCTTATTTCAAAACAAGCTTTTGACGTGTTTAAAGATTCGAAATTGTTGGATTGTGGatctaaatttaacacTAGTCTTCCTGGCTTTAGTTTAGAGCCGTAGCAGCTGTAATCTGTAAATCTAACAGTGCCATCTGGGTTATACTCCCAGTCGCTGGCAAGAAACAAcatcttcctttttaaccAGTCTATCATTTGATGGCCACATACGGTCCTAACATGAGTGTCATACTTCTCATAAAGATCATTAGAAATAAAGTATGTATCGTAGTAATTGTGTAGGTTATCTTTTGTTATCAAGAACACACACACTCTTTTTTGACCGAAGATTGGGGTGTATTTGTTCAGGTACGCCTTGTGTGACTCTGATATTGGTAGTGTGAATGACCTGTCTGGGTCGTTGTTCATGTGCAACGTTTTCTTCTCTGACACAAGCTTATCAGTCTTCTCCTTATCAGACTCGTGTAAATCAATGATAGAAGTCGTTAAGACCTTATCGTGGACTTTGCAGGTTTGACCAGAATGATAAGAAACCGATGCCGCTCCGAGATTGATTTCCACAAGTTTGAAATCTGGTTTTTCGTCGCCTATATTCGAATGATCAATTGATAAGATTACCTGAGGTAGCTGTGCGTCCAAAGTGACATAGACAGTGGTCGTATTGACAGTATCTACAGAATTCTCGTTCATACGACTCCCTATCCAGGTTTTCAACGTGTATAAAATAGTCCGATCTAGATATGTGTGTCCTCAGATCCTCAGTTATATTCCTACCACCTGGGCCGTACACCTCGTTAGATATACTCAACAAGTCCCTTACAAACTTGTCGTACTTCAAAATAGGTTCAAACAACTCGTTCAACAGTTGTAGATTCACTGACATCTCGTCAACAACTTCAGTTAAAATGGTAGAACTGATGCAGCACTTCTCGTAGTACTTTAGAGGAAAGGGAGAAGGTAGTAACACGAAATTTACTACTTTAAGAAAGCCGTCAAAGGCCTCAAACATGAAACTATCCTCAGTTTCTTCAGTCACTTCATTCAATTTGCTATAATCTTGAGCCATTCCTCCCTTGAATAATAAGGAACGTGCGGAATCTCGAGCGACTTCCACTTTACTATCTTTTGAGACgagtttatattttgatGGAATCctgaatttattttcatttccCTTCCTATCACACTCAATAAAAGTTAATACAAGGTCTGTTAACTCGGATAAGAGGCTATACATTGTTGAAAATAACCAACAAGTATTATTTGGTTAATAggtcaattttttttatacCAGCTCAGACATTATCAATTATGAACatatttcattaattaGGGCGTTAACCTTAAGTGTGTAGTATATTCGGTTTTTTATCGATTTTTTTGATTCTTATCAGGTACCAGCCCAAGTACCCGATGTGAGTGCGACAAACCGGTAGGTTCCGTAAACGTCACAAAAAAGTTATTAACGCTGTAGTCGTTGCAATACGCACCAATCTTTCGCCTTTTACTAAAGATTGCCGTGCGACGTCTTCATATAATGCTAATTAACCAATTTTTTTTGGCGTTTAGGCGCctacaataaaaatattcaacCTTTCtagataatttatatatctctattttaatttactttagttttatttgataacataataatttattgttaatgtttCATATTAACATAATAGGATTCATAACcttttttatacattttgTCTACAATGGAATCCAGTCAAGATGCACATTTTACACAAGGTTCTCTAATGGAACAATTATGTGGTAATttattagataaataataaatcgACATAAAAGTGGCCATAAggatattataaataaggaactgagtaaaataaaaataaaaacaggaaatttaaataaattaatcaaatagaaagataaataaaatatctagaaatattgaatattttatagtaGGCGCCTAGGCGCCAAAAAGGTTATGTGATAGATTAGATCTGTACATAACGAGAACTCTATAGTTCGCGATTAAAAAAAAGCACGATGGAGGCAGTATAATAGATTCTAATAAACATTTTGCGAAATCTATTGACAAAGCAATAGATCAAATCCAATGAAAAAATGTCAAAACATAATCAAAAGAAAG from Theileria orientalis strain Shintoku DNA, chromosome 1, complete genome encodes the following:
- a CDS encoding glutathione synthetase, giving the protein MYSLLSELTDLVLTFIECDRKGNENKFRIPSKYKLVSKDSKVEVARDSARSLLFKGGMAQDYSKLNEVTEETEDSFMFEAFDGFLKVVNFVLLPSPFPLKYYEKCCISSTILTEVVDEMSVNLQLLNELFEPILKYDKFVRDLLSISNEVYGPGGRNITEDLRTHISRSDYFIHVENLDRESYEREFCRYCQYDHCLCHFGRTATSGDEKPDFKLVEINLGAASVSYHSGQTCKVHDKVLTTSIIDLHESDKEKTDKLVSEKKTLHMNNDPDRSFTLPISESHKAYLNKYTPIFGQKRVCVFLITKDNLHNYYDTYFISNDLYEKYDTHVRTVCGHQMIDWLKRKMLFLASDWEYNPDGTVRFTDYSCYGSKLKPGRLVLNLDPQSNNFESLNTSKACFEISTLYYRDFFDAEQMVTDDRVYVRKFLEYSDCVKIPSAPIQLVNTKRAQMYFSNPKHIDELLSSYNKRVKGVKRNKGLSDLVKGTSMLQVDPSLESSVEVVNDAIKNPHKYVLKANREAGSGCLFGKDITLKLKESMNDKEELSQYVLMKKISVPSQPGLFVKHLKNGSFEVFGYHSLTELGIYHYALYDGNECKVNEANGYLARTKPEFATGGGVSAGFSYVNSILFF